The genomic stretch TCACCCCTGTGTACGGGATATTGCCCCGGAGGCCGTACTGGAAGCGGCCATCCGTGCCACCGGCGAGAGCTAACGCTGACTTTTCCCCCGGCTGGCTGATCCCCGGCTCAACGCCCTCCACCGTACCCGCCCCCGGCCTGTGCTACAATACGCACAATCACATCAATTGTTATTCAAAAGGATTCGCCGGTCATGTTCATCGAAAACCTTATCGCCAACCTCAATAATCCGCAGTCAGCAGTCCGCCTGGACATTATCCGCGTGCTCGGCATGGTGGAAGAGACGCAGGCGCTCGATCCACTGCGCGAGCGCTACCGTCAGGAGACCGATCCCACTCTCAAGGAGACGGTGCTCTGGGCTGGCCGCCGTATCTACGCGGCCCGGCAAAATGGCTTCAGCACACTGGAGGCCATCTTCCAGCATTTCGGCGTATACCACGAACTGGAACGCCTGGAGCAGGAAGGCGAGGCTGACCTGCTCAAGAGACTGGATGACAACCTGCGCCTGGAAATGATGCGCCGCCAGCGCGACGCCAGCCAGAAGAAAACCAACCTGGCCGTAGCCGCCGGGCTGGCCGGAGCTGTTGTCGGCGGGATGGGCACGACGCTGATGACCTCCATGTTGCAGGCCGGCGCGGAGGTCGCCTCCTCCAACCTGGAACCGCGCCCTGCCATTGGCTCCAGCCGCGCACCGGCGCTCAAACCCACCGATACAGATATCTCCCGCTGGGTCAGGCGGCTGCGCGAAGGCGAGGATACCGCTATCCGCAGGACAGCAGCGCAGGAACTGTTCACCCTCAACAATCCGGCGGCCCTCCCCCACCTGGCCTGCGCCTTCCTGGCCGATCCTGCACCGGAAGTGCGCCAGGCCGCTGAACGTTTCGGCAAGTTCCTGTACTGGAACACCGTGTACTGGGAGATGGAACAGGACGGTTCGCTGGCAACGGAGATCGCCCGGCGTCGGGCCGCAAAGGCAAGCATCGCCCCCTCGCCCACGCCGACGGCGTCTCCGGTGCAGCCTGTCGCTCCGCCGCCCCAGGAAGATGTCGTTGAGATTCTGCGCCGCGCCGAAGAAGCTCGTCGTCGCCGTCTGGAAAAGCGCGGCAAATAGCTGTGGAAAAGCCTGCGAGCAGGCTGTTGGTGTGTCCTCAGACGCTGTTGGTGCGTCTCCTGCTAACAGGGAGGAAAGAATGAAAGAGCAGCCGCTGACCCTGCCGCCGGGCAAACGCTTCCGCCTGAAGGACTTCGATCCCGGCTATACTGGCACATTCGGAAACAAGAAGGAAGCTGCCCAGGAGCTTCAGCAGAATCTGGAGCGTCTGCACAGCCTGCAGGAAATGCTT from Anaerolineae bacterium encodes the following:
- a CDS encoding HEAT repeat domain-containing protein, whose product is MFIENLIANLNNPQSAVRLDIIRVLGMVEETQALDPLRERYRQETDPTLKETVLWAGRRIYAARQNGFSTLEAIFQHFGVYHELERLEQEGEADLLKRLDDNLRLEMMRRQRDASQKKTNLAVAAGLAGAVVGGMGTTLMTSMLQAGAEVASSNLEPRPAIGSSRAPALKPTDTDISRWVRRLREGEDTAIRRTAAQELFTLNNPAALPHLACAFLADPAPEVRQAAERFGKFLYWNTVYWEMEQDGSLATEIARRRAAKASIAPSPTPTASPVQPVAPPPQEDVVEILRRAEEARRRRLEKRGK